From the genome of Nomia melanderi isolate GNS246 chromosome 14, iyNomMela1, whole genome shotgun sequence, one region includes:
- the colt gene encoding carnitine/acylcarnitine carrier protein colt, mitochondrial isoform X1, which translates to MSGKESPVKYFLSGGFGGICTVIAGHPLDTIKVRLQTMPVPGRNEVALYNGTFDCAKKTITKEGIRGLYKGMGAPLCGVAPIFAISFYGFGLGKQLIRKTDNEKLTPSQLFAAGAFSGIFTTFIMAPGERIKCLLQIQQGDTKPKYKGPIDCMKQLYKEGGIRSIYKGTCATLLRDIPASGMYFMTYECLKDWLTPNDGTLGLLPTIFAGGSAGIANWIVGMPPDVLKSRLQSAPDGTYKRGIRDVFVVLMKKEGLTALYKGCTPVMLRAFPANAACFLGFEICMNFLNVVLPGL; encoded by the exons ATGTCGGGTAAAGAAAGTccagttaaatattttcttagcgGAGGATTCGGTGGAATTTGCACCGTAATTGCTGGACATCCTTTAGACACAATAAAA GTTCGTCTTCAAACTATGCCTGTGCCAGGTCGAAATGAAGTAGCCTTATATAACGGAACATTTGATTGTGCTAagaaaacaataacaaaagAAGGTATACGTGGTTTATACAAAG GTATGGGTGCACCTTTGTGTGGTGTAGCTCCAATATTTGCTATAAGCTTTTATGGCTTTGGTCTTGGCAAGCAATTAATAAGAAAGACTGATAATGAAAAATTGACACCTTCACAATTATTTGCTGCTGGTGCGTTTAGTGGAATCTTCACAACCTTTATAATGGCACCAGGTGAAAGAATAAAATGTCTTCTACAAATACAACAAGGTGATACAAAACCAAAATACAAGGGGCCAATCGACTGTATGAAACAGCTCTATAAAGAGGGAGGAATAAGAAGTATATATAAAGGTACCTGTGCTACTCTTTTGAGAG ATATTCCTGCTAGTGGAATGTATTTTATGACATATGAATGTCTAAAAGATTGGTTGACACCAAATGATGGTACCCTTGGATTATTACCTACGATATTTGCTGGTGGTTCAGCTGGTATTGCCAATTGGATTGTTGGAATGCCACCTGATGTATTAAAAAGTCGTTTACAAAGTG ctCCAGATGGTACTTACAAACGAGGAATTCGAGATGTCTTTGTAGTTTTAATGAAAAAGGAGGGATTAACAGCTTTATACAAAGGATGTACACCTGTGATGCTCCGGGCTTTTCCAGCAAATGCAGCATGTTTCCTCGGATTTGAAATATGCATGAATTTTTTGAATGTGGTGTTACCTGGTTTATAA
- the colt gene encoding carnitine/acylcarnitine carrier protein colt, mitochondrial isoform X2, with product MEMFNKISTVRLQTMPVPGRNEVALYNGTFDCAKKTITKEGIRGLYKGMGAPLCGVAPIFAISFYGFGLGKQLIRKTDNEKLTPSQLFAAGAFSGIFTTFIMAPGERIKCLLQIQQGDTKPKYKGPIDCMKQLYKEGGIRSIYKGTCATLLRDIPASGMYFMTYECLKDWLTPNDGTLGLLPTIFAGGSAGIANWIVGMPPDVLKSRLQSAPDGTYKRGIRDVFVVLMKKEGLTALYKGCTPVMLRAFPANAACFLGFEICMNFLNVVLPGL from the exons ATGGAAATGTTCAATAAAATAAGCACA GTTCGTCTTCAAACTATGCCTGTGCCAGGTCGAAATGAAGTAGCCTTATATAACGGAACATTTGATTGTGCTAagaaaacaataacaaaagAAGGTATACGTGGTTTATACAAAG GTATGGGTGCACCTTTGTGTGGTGTAGCTCCAATATTTGCTATAAGCTTTTATGGCTTTGGTCTTGGCAAGCAATTAATAAGAAAGACTGATAATGAAAAATTGACACCTTCACAATTATTTGCTGCTGGTGCGTTTAGTGGAATCTTCACAACCTTTATAATGGCACCAGGTGAAAGAATAAAATGTCTTCTACAAATACAACAAGGTGATACAAAACCAAAATACAAGGGGCCAATCGACTGTATGAAACAGCTCTATAAAGAGGGAGGAATAAGAAGTATATATAAAGGTACCTGTGCTACTCTTTTGAGAG ATATTCCTGCTAGTGGAATGTATTTTATGACATATGAATGTCTAAAAGATTGGTTGACACCAAATGATGGTACCCTTGGATTATTACCTACGATATTTGCTGGTGGTTCAGCTGGTATTGCCAATTGGATTGTTGGAATGCCACCTGATGTATTAAAAAGTCGTTTACAAAGTG ctCCAGATGGTACTTACAAACGAGGAATTCGAGATGTCTTTGTAGTTTTAATGAAAAAGGAGGGATTAACAGCTTTATACAAAGGATGTACACCTGTGATGCTCCGGGCTTTTCCAGCAAATGCAGCATGTTTCCTCGGATTTGAAATATGCATGAATTTTTTGAATGTGGTGTTACCTGGTTTATAA
- the Crk gene encoding crk proto-oncogene, adaptor protein produces MAAAFDQYDKSSWYFGAMSRQDASDLLMGEKEGGVFLVRDSTSIQGDFVLCVREDSKVSHYIINKIQQGDQIRYRIGDQMFPDIPNLLAFYKLHYLDTTPLIRPAPKKTQRVIAKYDFEGNDPDDLPFRKGEILTIISKDEEQWWTAKNSLGQTGSVPVPYVQKYEEDNHSVMENNSRPESGGSSTVNSNSVQVTASQMPYPESGQGTTRRSNIQRTLPAFAKVKQARVPNAYDKTALKLEVGDVIKVTKTNMNGQWEGELHGKIGHFPFTHVEFVDNETGEDNQEI; encoded by the exons ATGGCCGCTGCGTTCGATCAATATGACAAGTCCAG ttgGTATTTCGGTGCAATGTCACGTCAAGATGCCTCGGATTTACTTATGGGTGAAAAAGAAGGTGGTGTGTTCTTAGTACGTGACAGCACTTCGATTCAAGGAGATTTTGTATTGTGTGTACGAGAAGACAGCAAAGTTAGccactatataataaataaaattcagcaGGGCGATCAGATACGTTATCGGATTGGAGACCAAATGTTCCCTGATATTCCCAACCTTCTAgctttttataaattacattatttggaCACAACGCCATTAATCAGGCCTGCTCCGAAAAAAACGCAGAGGGTAATAGCAAAATATGACTTTGAAGGCAATGATCCTGATGACTTACCTTTTAGGAAAG GTGAAATTcttacaataatttcaaaagatgaAGAACAGTGGTGGACTGCCAAAAATAGCCTTGGTCAAACCGGATCGGTTCCAGTTCCATACGTTCAGAAATATGAAGAGGATAACCATTCAGTTATGGAGAATAATTCACGCCCAGAAAGTGGAGGAAGTTCAACGGTGAATTCAAATTCTGTACAAGTTACTGCTTCACAAATGCCTTACCCAGAAAGCGGACAAGGGACCACTCGCAGATCAAATATTCAACGAACATTGCCTGCTTTTGCAAAAGTAAAACAAGCAAGGGTACCAAATGCGTACGATAAAACAGCCCTGAAACTAGAAGTTGGAGATGTGATAAAAGTAACAAAGACTAATATGAATGGCCAGTGGGAAGGAGAATTGCATGGCAAGATTGGTCACTTCCCATTTACGCATGTTGAGTTTGTAGATAATGAGACTGGAGAAGACAATCAGGAGATTTAA
- the AMPKalpha gene encoding AMP-activated protein kinase alpha subunit: MSEKIPSNQPQPIVKIGHYTLGQTLGVGTFGKVKIGEHVLTKHKVAVKILNRQKIKSLDVVGKIRREIQNLKLFRHPHIIKLYQVISTPTDIFMIMEYVSGGELFDYIVKHGKLKEYEARRFFQQIISGVDYCHRHMIVHRDLKPENLLLDQNLHVKIADFGLSNMMMDGEFLRTSCGSPNYAAPEVISGKLYAGPEVDIWSCGIILYALLCGTLPFDDEHVPTLFRKIKSGVFPIPEYLNKTVVSLLCHMLQVDPMKRATIEDIKKHEWFQKDLPSYLFPSPVEQDSSVINIDAVNEVCEKFNVKEAEVHSALLGGDPHDQLAIAYHLIIDNKLIADEAAKAELKDFYVASSPPPVAFSPNDSNNSPLRPHPERIAPLRERQSSQGSTSSQTQGNRGTPVKRAKWHLGIRSQSKPNDIMNEVYRAMKALNFEWKIINAYSVRVRQKNKITDGYSKMSLQLYQVDSKSYLLDFKSLSSEEGEDIGRDPTLPPPQATGHHTMEFFEMCAALITQLAR; this comes from the exons ATGTCTGAAAAGATTCCCTCTAATCAACCACAACCTATCGTTAAGATAGGTCATTATACACTTGGACAAACTTTGGGCGTTGGAACATTTGGTAAAGTAAAAA TTGGGGAACATGTCTTAACGAAACATAAAGTTGctgtaaaaatattgaatcgtCAAAAAATCAAAAGTCTTGATGTGGTTGGAAAAATTAGAAGAGAAATACAAAATCTGAAACTCTTTAGACATCCTCACATCATTAAATT GTATCAAGTTATAAGCACACCTACAGATATATTCATGATAATGGAATATGTCTCAGGTGGTGAATTGTTTGATTATATTGTGAAACATGGGAAGCTTAAAGAATACGAGGCACGAAGATTTTTCCAGCAGATTATTTCAGGAGTTGATTATTGTCATAGGCATATGATAGTTCATCGTGATTTAAAACCTGAAAATCTTCTTTTAGATCAAaatctacatgtaaaaatagcAGATTTCG GTTTGTCAAACATGATGATGGATGGAGAATTCTTACGTACCTCCTGTGGTTCTCCAAATTATGCAGCACCAGAAGTAATTTCAGGAAAGCTATATGCTGGCCCAGAAGTTGATATCTGGTCTTGTGGAATAATATTATATGCTTTACTTTGTGGAACATTACCATTTGATGATGAACATGTACCAACACTTTTTCGTAAAATCAAAT CTGGAGTTTTTCCCATTCCTGAGTACCTGAATAAAACTGTTGTAAGTCTTTTGTGTCATATGTTACAAGTGGATCCCATGAAAAGAGCAACAATCGAGGATATcaa aaaACACGAATGGTTTCAAAAGGATTTGCCTTCATATTTATTCCCATCCCCTGTTGAACAggattcttctgtaatcaatatAGATGCAGTGAATGAAGTTTGTGAGAAATTCAATGTGAAGGAAGCAGAAGTTCATTCTGCATTGTTAGGTGGAGATCCGCATGACCAACTGGCAATTGCTTATCATTTGATAATAGACAACAAATTAATCGCTGATGAAGCTGCTAAAGCAGAGTTGAAGGATTTCTATGTGGCCTCTAGCCCACCTCCTGTAGCTTTTAGTCCCAACGATTCCAATAACAGTCCTTTAAGACCGCATCCAGAAAGAATAGCAC caTTGCGAGAACGACAAAGTTCACAAGGAAGCACATCATCGCAAACACAAGGCAATCGTGGTACACCAGTGAAACGGGCCAAATGGCATTTAGGAATTCGTTCACAGTCTAAACCTAATGACATTATGAATGAAGTTTATCGTGCTATGAAAGCTCTTAATTTC GAATGGAAAATCATAAATGCTTACAGTGTTAGAGTAcgtcaaaaaaataaaataactgatgGATATAGCAAAATGTCATTACAACTTTACCAAGTTGATagtaaaagttatttattagATTTCAAGTCTTTATCTAGCGAAGAAGGAGAAGACATAGGACgtg ATCCAACACTTCCACCGCCCCAAGCGACGGGCCATCATACAATggaattctttgaaatgtgTGCAGCATTAATCACACAATTAGCTCGATGA
- the LOC116427124 gene encoding uncharacterized protein LOC116427124 isoform X2, whose translation MTVILILLITLLNKCFGQIIDIGSVWEVKCPQGCSCEVQRFADLPLQRWIRTNQDQTLSSDVDLEFGLHMDHSMITEFLKVAICVVAEDYEELLEKLPSDIQIFTILESGVGDFEILLQSTTFQRFTDLISLDIQGIDYDASGQKNLNNEHRKQGGIILSIDSLYPLGLNLLYLNLERVKLTSLSPTKRNKANLVIKPMNTIVDEENRNKQLLNTGHRLIFLSQQNSDDSNDKEILPYDIYKQEMEGYRETVGLFTDLGSLTHLRVYDCALQDISWHMFDGLNSLVHLSLEKNNLKFIPEFCFYGTPNLKVLSLASNQLLTLKSVDLAGLLMLENLDLRGNNLTFLSELSLPPFPMLKVADFRENPLDSVFPSTFEIMNTTVKLYLGGEYSKLYLQKNSFLGLHQLEILHLYNLEILVLERFVFQGMPELLELKARGNISSIEFDAFVDLIKLLDLDLSYCHIRKISMDAFYGLENVKRIDLSNNELEFIPPGLFGIQQQKELKEIILSKNKLITLPLDFFKMLRNLNKQQQLTTIRLDGNPWDCTCSMTTWNPQLVNRLRETAPRCSTPKRLRNWGVFYALRKGGLQCRTLRRRHLKKSSIGRNSYEDNNIIS comes from the exons ATGACGGTTATTTTAATTCTTCTGATCACTCTGCTG AACAAGTGCTTTGGGCAGATAATTGATATCGGTAGTGTCTGGGAAGTGAAATGTCCACAAGGATGTTCTTGTGAGGTTCAACGATTTGCAGATCTGCCTCTACAACGTTGGATTCGAACAAACCAAGATCAG ACGTTATCCAGTGATGTCGATTTAGAATTTGGTTTGCACATGGATCATTCCATGATTACAGAATTCTTGAAGGTAGCAATCTGTGTTGTTGCAGAAGATTATGAAGAACTTTTAGAAAAACTTCCTTCCGATATACAA ATTTTTACCATACTCGAGTCAGGTGTGGGAGATTTTGAAATTCTCCTGCAATCTACAACATTTCAACGTTTTACAGATTTAATATCATTAGACATACAAGGCATAGATTATGATGCATCTGGACAAaagaatttgaataatgaaCACAGAAAGCAAGGTGGAATTATCTTATCCATTGATTCTTTGTACCCGTTAGGTTTAAATCTTCTTTATTTAAATCTGGAGCGAGTGAAGCTGACAAGTTTAAGCccaacaaaaagaaacaaagctaATCTCGTAATTAAACCAATGAACACTATCGTTGATGAGGAAAATAGGAACAAACAGTTACTAAATACAGGACATAGGTTGATCTTTTTAAGTCAACAAAATAGCGACGACAGTAATGACAAGGAAATACTTCCTTATGATATTTATAAGCAAGAAATGGAAGGTTACAGAGAAACTGTTGGACTTTTTACCGATTTAGGAAGTTTAACTCATTTAAGAGTTTATGACTGTGCTTTGCAAGACATATCATGGCATATGTTTGATGGTTTGAATAGTCTTGTCCATCTTTCATTGGAGAAAAACAATCTAAAATTTATtccagaattttgtttttatggTACACCAAATTTAAAAGTACTTTCACTTGCAAGTAACCAATTGTTGACGCTTAAAAGTGTTGACTTAGCAGGTTTACTAATGCTTGAAAATCTTGATTTAAGAGGAAATAACTTAACTTTCTTATCAGAATTGTCTCTGCCTCCCTTTCCAATGCTAAAAGTAGcagattttcgagaaaatccttTGGATTCAGTATTTCCAag TACTTTTGAAATCATGAATACAACAGTAAAGTTATACTTGGGAGGAGAATactcaaaattatatttacagaaGAATTCCTTTTTAGGATTACATCAACTTGAAATCCTACATTTATACAATCTGGAAATACTTGTATTGGAACGCTTTGTATTTCAAGGAATGCCAGAGTTACTAGAGTTAAAAGCAcgtggaaatatttcaagtattgaATTTGATGCATTTGTagatttaatcaaattattggATCTTGATCTAAGTTACTGCCATATTCGTAAAATATCCATGGATGCTTTTTATGGATTGGAAAACGTTAAGCGTATAGATTTATCTAATAACGAGTTAGAGTTCATTCCACCTGGTCTCTTTGGAATACAACAACAAAAGGAGcttaaagaaattattctttcgaaaaataaattaataactctACCTCTAGATTTTTTCAAAATGTTGCGTAATCTAAATAAACAGCAACAATTAACAACTATAAGATTAGATGGTAATCCATGGGATTGTACTTGTTCTATGACTACATGGAATCCTCAATTG GTAAACAGATTACGAGAAACAGCACCACGCTGTTCAACACCAAAAAGATTGCGAAATTGGGGTGTTTTCTATGCATTGCGAAAAGGAGGTTTACAGTGCAGAACTTTAAGAAGaagacatttaaaaaaatcttcTATTGGAAGAAACTCTTATGAAGATAACAACATTATCAGTTAG
- the LOC116427124 gene encoding uncharacterized protein LOC116427124 isoform X1, with protein sequence MTVILILLITLLNKCFGQIIDIGSVWEVKCPQGCSCEVQRFADLPLQRWIRTNQDQTLSSDVDLEFGLHMDHSMITEFLKVAICVVAEDYEELLEKLPSDIQVNITRYLNFLLCIRKMHIHMYISTFQIFTILESGVGDFEILLQSTTFQRFTDLISLDIQGIDYDASGQKNLNNEHRKQGGIILSIDSLYPLGLNLLYLNLERVKLTSLSPTKRNKANLVIKPMNTIVDEENRNKQLLNTGHRLIFLSQQNSDDSNDKEILPYDIYKQEMEGYRETVGLFTDLGSLTHLRVYDCALQDISWHMFDGLNSLVHLSLEKNNLKFIPEFCFYGTPNLKVLSLASNQLLTLKSVDLAGLLMLENLDLRGNNLTFLSELSLPPFPMLKVADFRENPLDSVFPSTFEIMNTTVKLYLGGEYSKLYLQKNSFLGLHQLEILHLYNLEILVLERFVFQGMPELLELKARGNISSIEFDAFVDLIKLLDLDLSYCHIRKISMDAFYGLENVKRIDLSNNELEFIPPGLFGIQQQKELKEIILSKNKLITLPLDFFKMLRNLNKQQQLTTIRLDGNPWDCTCSMTTWNPQLVNRLRETAPRCSTPKRLRNWGVFYALRKGGLQCRTLRRRHLKKSSIGRNSYEDNNIIS encoded by the exons ATGACGGTTATTTTAATTCTTCTGATCACTCTGCTG AACAAGTGCTTTGGGCAGATAATTGATATCGGTAGTGTCTGGGAAGTGAAATGTCCACAAGGATGTTCTTGTGAGGTTCAACGATTTGCAGATCTGCCTCTACAACGTTGGATTCGAACAAACCAAGATCAG ACGTTATCCAGTGATGTCGATTTAGAATTTGGTTTGCACATGGATCATTCCATGATTACAGAATTCTTGAAGGTAGCAATCTGTGTTGTTGCAGAAGATTATGAAGAACTTTTAGAAAAACTTCCTTCCGATATACAAGTGAATATTActagatatttaaattttctattatgtATCAGAAAAatgcatatacatatgtacatatccACTTTCCAGATTTTTACCATACTCGAGTCAGGTGTGGGAGATTTTGAAATTCTCCTGCAATCTACAACATTTCAACGTTTTACAGATTTAATATCATTAGACATACAAGGCATAGATTATGATGCATCTGGACAAaagaatttgaataatgaaCACAGAAAGCAAGGTGGAATTATCTTATCCATTGATTCTTTGTACCCGTTAGGTTTAAATCTTCTTTATTTAAATCTGGAGCGAGTGAAGCTGACAAGTTTAAGCccaacaaaaagaaacaaagctaATCTCGTAATTAAACCAATGAACACTATCGTTGATGAGGAAAATAGGAACAAACAGTTACTAAATACAGGACATAGGTTGATCTTTTTAAGTCAACAAAATAGCGACGACAGTAATGACAAGGAAATACTTCCTTATGATATTTATAAGCAAGAAATGGAAGGTTACAGAGAAACTGTTGGACTTTTTACCGATTTAGGAAGTTTAACTCATTTAAGAGTTTATGACTGTGCTTTGCAAGACATATCATGGCATATGTTTGATGGTTTGAATAGTCTTGTCCATCTTTCATTGGAGAAAAACAATCTAAAATTTATtccagaattttgtttttatggTACACCAAATTTAAAAGTACTTTCACTTGCAAGTAACCAATTGTTGACGCTTAAAAGTGTTGACTTAGCAGGTTTACTAATGCTTGAAAATCTTGATTTAAGAGGAAATAACTTAACTTTCTTATCAGAATTGTCTCTGCCTCCCTTTCCAATGCTAAAAGTAGcagattttcgagaaaatccttTGGATTCAGTATTTCCAag TACTTTTGAAATCATGAATACAACAGTAAAGTTATACTTGGGAGGAGAATactcaaaattatatttacagaaGAATTCCTTTTTAGGATTACATCAACTTGAAATCCTACATTTATACAATCTGGAAATACTTGTATTGGAACGCTTTGTATTTCAAGGAATGCCAGAGTTACTAGAGTTAAAAGCAcgtggaaatatttcaagtattgaATTTGATGCATTTGTagatttaatcaaattattggATCTTGATCTAAGTTACTGCCATATTCGTAAAATATCCATGGATGCTTTTTATGGATTGGAAAACGTTAAGCGTATAGATTTATCTAATAACGAGTTAGAGTTCATTCCACCTGGTCTCTTTGGAATACAACAACAAAAGGAGcttaaagaaattattctttcgaaaaataaattaataactctACCTCTAGATTTTTTCAAAATGTTGCGTAATCTAAATAAACAGCAACAATTAACAACTATAAGATTAGATGGTAATCCATGGGATTGTACTTGTTCTATGACTACATGGAATCCTCAATTG GTAAACAGATTACGAGAAACAGCACCACGCTGTTCAACACCAAAAAGATTGCGAAATTGGGGTGTTTTCTATGCATTGCGAAAAGGAGGTTTACAGTGCAGAACTTTAAGAAGaagacatttaaaaaaatcttcTATTGGAAGAAACTCTTATGAAGATAACAACATTATCAGTTAG